A genome region from Pseudomonas anguilliseptica includes the following:
- a CDS encoding acyl-CoA synthetase, with amino-acid sequence MHSVNPYEYGMPRDAANFQALSPLSFLERAASVYPQRLALINGSLRQTWGETYSRSIRLASALAQRGIGLGDTVAVIAPNGPAMFEAHFGVPMCGAVLNAINTRLDAEAIAFILQHGEAKVLLVDKEFGELAQRVVGHLPQPPLVIGIDDPEYADGLLIGQLEYEALLAEGDPGYAWQLPADEWQAISLNYTTGTTGTTGNPKGVVYHHRGAHLNALSNAMCWDMSRFPVYLWTLPMFHCNGWCFPWALAAYVGVNVCLRHVRAEAIYPAIAEHGVDHFCGAPIVLNMLANAADDLKALKTRPVKVLTAGAAPPAAVIEAMEALEYRVTHVYGLTETYGPSVACEWKSEWDSESPEQRARLKSRQGVRAPLLDGLMVADPDTLQPVPKDGQTIGEIMMRGNVVMKGYLKNPSATAEAFAGGWFHSGDLAVWHADGYVEIKDRSKDIIISGGENISSIEVEDVLYRHPQILEAAVVAMAHVKWGETPCAFVTLKPGAELTAEEVIAFCQQRMARFKVPGCVVFTSLPKTSTGKVQKFVLREQAKQFRTAGGGLTFRLQPTMHGVG; translated from the coding sequence ATGCACAGCGTCAATCCCTACGAATACGGCATGCCCCGCGATGCGGCTAATTTTCAGGCGCTCAGCCCGTTGAGCTTTCTTGAGCGCGCCGCCAGCGTCTATCCGCAACGCCTGGCGCTGATCAATGGCAGCCTGCGCCAGACCTGGGGTGAAACCTACAGCCGCAGTATTCGTCTGGCCTCGGCCCTGGCCCAACGCGGCATTGGCCTGGGCGACACGGTGGCGGTGATCGCGCCCAACGGCCCGGCGATGTTCGAAGCGCACTTCGGCGTGCCGATGTGTGGCGCGGTGCTGAATGCCATCAACACCCGCCTGGATGCCGAAGCCATCGCCTTTATCCTGCAGCACGGCGAGGCCAAGGTGCTGCTGGTGGACAAGGAGTTCGGCGAGCTGGCCCAGCGCGTGGTCGGCCACTTACCGCAGCCGCCGCTGGTGATCGGCATTGACGACCCGGAATATGCCGATGGTCTACTGATCGGCCAGTTGGAGTACGAGGCGCTGCTGGCCGAAGGCGACCCAGGCTATGCCTGGCAGTTGCCGGCGGACGAGTGGCAGGCGATCTCCCTCAATTACACCACCGGCACCACCGGCACCACCGGCAACCCCAAGGGCGTGGTCTATCACCACCGCGGTGCGCACTTGAATGCCTTGTCCAACGCCATGTGCTGGGACATGAGCCGCTTCCCGGTATACCTGTGGACGCTGCCGATGTTCCACTGCAATGGCTGGTGCTTCCCCTGGGCGCTGGCCGCCTATGTTGGAGTCAACGTGTGCCTGCGCCATGTGCGTGCCGAAGCCATCTACCCTGCCATCGCCGAGCATGGTGTCGACCATTTCTGTGGTGCGCCGATCGTGCTGAATATGCTGGCCAACGCCGCCGATGACTTAAAGGCACTGAAGACCCGTCCGGTCAAGGTGCTGACCGCCGGTGCCGCGCCGCCCGCTGCGGTGATCGAAGCCATGGAAGCCTTGGAATATCGCGTGACCCATGTGTACGGCCTGACCGAAACCTACGGTCCCAGCGTGGCTTGCGAGTGGAAAAGCGAGTGGGACAGCGAAAGCCCGGAACAACGTGCCCGCCTGAAATCCCGCCAGGGCGTGCGTGCGCCGCTGCTCGACGGCCTGATGGTGGCCGACCCGGATACCCTGCAACCGGTGCCGAAAGACGGTCAGACCATCGGCGAAATCATGATGCGCGGCAACGTGGTGATGAAGGGCTACCTGAAGAATCCCTCCGCCACTGCCGAGGCCTTTGCCGGCGGCTGGTTCCATTCCGGCGACCTGGCGGTGTGGCATGCCGATGGCTATGTCGAGATCAAGGATCGCAGCAAGGACATCATCATCTCCGGCGGCGAAAACATCTCCTCCATCGAAGTGGAAGACGTGCTGTATCGCCATCCGCAGATCCTTGAAGCCGCCGTGGTGGCCATGGCTCATGTCAAGTGGGGCGAAACCCCCTGCGCCTTCGTCACCCTCAAACCTGGCGCCGAGCTGACGGCCGAGGAAGTGATCGCCTTCTGTCAGCAGCGCATGGCGCGTTTCAAAGTGCCGGGCTGTGTGGTGTTTACCAGTCTGCCAAAGACCAGCACCGGCAAGGTGCAGAAGTTTGTCTTGCGTGAGCAAGCCAAACAGTTCCGCACCGCAGGCGGTGGCCTGACGTTCCGGCTTCAGCCCACGATGCATGGCGTGGGCTGA
- a CDS encoding beta-ketoacyl synthase has product MTSRLPVIVGFGGYNAAGRSSFHHGFRRTVIESMDTPARQQTLAGLAVMMKLVTVVDGDYRDNAGNSLSLAEIDSRFAEQILASTLVRRIEKQHLDVDAAHWQKTIDISATAGQPLSFITLRKHLPEPLPSDWTVDELNASEVLVTLHDNCEFKVDSYRALPVKSAGQLPTGFEPSELYNARFHPRGLAMTIAGVTDALRATGIDWQTIMQHVAPDEVAVFSSCIMSQLDENGFGGLMQSRLKGGRVTAKQLALGLNTMSADFINAYVLGSVGTTGAITGACATFLYNLQKGIEQIANGKARVVIIGSSEAPINQECIEGYGAMGALATEDGLRQIEGKDAVDFRRASRPFGENCGFTLAEACQFVVLMDDALALELGADIHGAVPDVFINADGFKKSISAPGPGNYLTVAKAVASAVQLLGIDAVRERSFVHAHGSSTPANRVTESEILDRIASAFAIEQWPVTAVKAFVGHSLATASGDQVISALGSFKYGIIPGIKTIDAVADDVHQQHLSFATNDRARAPEQLDVCFINSKGFGGNNASALLLAPHVAERMLRKRHGEAAFAAYLQRREATRTAAQVYDAKALLGDLGIIYNFGNDLIDDQQIEINCEQIKVPGFAQPLLFKKDERYGDMLD; this is encoded by the coding sequence GTGACCTCACGCTTACCTGTGATCGTTGGTTTTGGTGGCTATAACGCGGCCGGGCGCAGCTCGTTTCACCATGGTTTCCGCCGCACCGTGATCGAGTCCATGGACACGCCGGCGCGCCAGCAGACCCTGGCAGGTCTGGCGGTAATGATGAAACTGGTCACGGTGGTCGATGGCGACTATCGGGATAACGCCGGCAATAGCCTAAGCCTGGCCGAGATCGACAGTCGCTTCGCCGAGCAGATTCTCGCCTCGACCCTGGTGCGCCGCATCGAGAAGCAGCACCTGGATGTCGACGCCGCGCACTGGCAAAAAACCATCGACATCAGTGCCACCGCCGGTCAGCCGCTGAGCTTTATCACCCTGCGCAAACACCTGCCCGAGCCGCTACCGAGCGACTGGACGGTGGACGAGCTGAACGCCAGCGAAGTGCTGGTGACCCTGCACGACAACTGCGAATTCAAGGTCGACAGCTACCGCGCCCTGCCGGTGAAATCTGCCGGCCAGCTGCCCACAGGCTTCGAGCCGAGCGAGTTGTACAACGCGCGCTTCCATCCGCGCGGTCTGGCCATGACCATCGCCGGCGTCACCGACGCGCTGCGCGCCACCGGCATCGATTGGCAAACCATCATGCAGCACGTGGCCCCCGACGAAGTCGCGGTGTTCTCCAGCTGCATCATGAGCCAGCTTGACGAAAACGGCTTCGGCGGTCTGATGCAGTCGCGCCTCAAAGGCGGCCGCGTCACCGCCAAGCAACTGGCCCTGGGCCTCAACACCATGTCGGCGGACTTTATCAACGCCTATGTGCTGGGCAGCGTCGGCACCACCGGCGCCATCACCGGCGCCTGCGCCACCTTCCTCTATAACCTGCAGAAGGGCATCGAACAGATTGCCAATGGCAAAGCGCGGGTAGTCATCATCGGCAGCAGCGAAGCGCCGATTAATCAGGAGTGCATCGAGGGTTACGGCGCCATGGGCGCGTTGGCCACTGAAGATGGCCTGCGGCAGATCGAAGGCAAGGATGCGGTGGACTTCCGTCGCGCCAGCCGCCCGTTTGGCGAAAACTGCGGCTTTACCCTGGCTGAAGCCTGCCAGTTCGTGGTGCTGATGGACGACGCCCTGGCCCTGGAGCTGGGCGCAGATATCCACGGCGCGGTGCCGGATGTATTTATCAACGCCGACGGCTTCAAGAAATCCATTTCTGCCCCCGGCCCGGGCAACTACCTGACCGTGGCCAAGGCCGTGGCCAGCGCCGTACAACTGCTGGGCATCGACGCGGTGCGCGAACGCAGCTTCGTGCATGCCCACGGCTCCAGCACCCCGGCCAACCGAGTGACCGAATCGGAAATCCTCGACCGCATTGCCAGCGCCTTTGCCATTGAGCAGTGGCCGGTCACGGCGGTGAAGGCCTTTGTCGGCCACTCCCTGGCCACCGCCAGCGGCGATCAGGTGATCTCCGCCCTGGGCAGCTTCAAGTACGGCATCATTCCCGGTATCAAGACCATCGACGCGGTGGCCGACGACGTGCACCAGCAGCACCTGAGCTTCGCCACCAATGACCGCGCCCGCGCGCCCGAGCAACTCGACGTCTGCTTTATCAACTCCAAGGGTTTTGGCGGCAACAACGCCAGCGCCCTGCTGCTGGCGCCGCATGTAGCCGAACGTATGCTGCGCAAGCGCCATGGCGAAGCGGCCTTTGCCGCCTACCTGCAACGCCGCGAAGCCACCCGCACTGCCGCCCAGGTCTACGACGCGAAGGCGCTGCTGGGGGATCTGGGGATCATTTACAACTTCGGTAACGACCTGATCGACGACCAGCAGATCGAGATCAACTGCGAGCAGATCAAGGTGCCGGGCTTTGCCCAGCCGCTGCTGTTCAAGAAGGATGAACGCTACGGCGATATGCTCGACTGA
- the yrfG gene encoding GMP/IMP nucleotidase, which yields MPSLPWNAIDTVLLDMDGTLLDLHFDNHFWLQHLPQRYAEHHGVSRALAEAELLPLFRQHAGTLNWYCTDFWSRELKLSIRDLKREVAHLIALRPDADTFIQGLRQAGKQVVLITNAHRDSLSLKLERIELAPYFDRLISSHDYGFPKEDQQFWHALQQDISFEPARSLFIDDSLPILRSAGHFGVGHLLAVRQPDSQAGPKDTEEFAAVEDYRELLQGL from the coding sequence ATGCCCTCGTTACCCTGGAACGCCATCGACACCGTCCTGCTGGATATGGACGGCACCCTGCTCGACCTGCACTTCGACAACCACTTCTGGTTGCAGCACCTGCCGCAGCGCTATGCCGAGCACCACGGTGTCAGCCGTGCTCTGGCCGAAGCCGAGTTGCTGCCGCTGTTCCGCCAGCACGCCGGCACCCTCAACTGGTACTGCACGGATTTCTGGAGCCGCGAGCTGAAGTTGTCGATCCGCGACCTCAAACGCGAAGTGGCGCACCTGATCGCCCTGCGCCCGGACGCCGACACCTTTATCCAGGGCCTGCGCCAAGCCGGCAAGCAGGTGGTGCTGATCACCAATGCGCACCGCGATTCTCTGTCACTGAAGCTGGAGCGCATCGAGCTGGCGCCCTACTTCGACCGACTGATCAGTTCCCATGACTATGGCTTCCCCAAGGAAGACCAGCAGTTCTGGCACGCCCTGCAGCAGGACATCAGCTTCGAACCTGCGCGCAGTCTGTTTATCGATGACAGCCTGCCGATCCTGCGCAGCGCCGGACATTTTGGCGTCGGCCACCTGCTCGCCGTGCGTCAGCCCGATAGCCAGGCGGGGCCGAAGGACACCGAAGAGTTTGCCGCCGTGGAGGATTACCGGGAGTTGCTGCAGGGGCTTTAA
- a CDS encoding extracellular solute-binding protein — protein MQVSKGLFAALSLTALASTAQAADEVVVYSARIDELIKPVFDAYTAKTGVKVKFITDKEAPLIARLKAEGANTPADLLITVDAGNLWQAEQEGVLQPTKSELIAANIPAQYRSSTDSWTGLSLRARTIFYSTERVKPSELSTYEALADKNWEGRLCLRTSKKVYNQSLTATLIETHGEAKTDEIVKGWVSNLATDVFADDTALLQAIDAGQCDVGITNTYYYGRLHKQQPDLKVKPYWPNQNDRGVHVNLAGAGVTKHAPHAEAARKLLEWMTTPEAQTIFAGVNQEFPANPAVEPSAEVAAWGTFKADTIATEVAGKRQAEATMLMDRAGWN, from the coding sequence ATGCAGGTAAGCAAAGGGTTGTTCGCTGCACTCTCTCTCACAGCGCTGGCCAGCACCGCGCAGGCCGCCGATGAAGTGGTGGTTTATTCCGCGCGTATCGACGAGCTGATCAAGCCGGTATTCGACGCCTACACCGCGAAAACCGGAGTCAAGGTCAAGTTCATCACCGACAAGGAAGCGCCGCTGATCGCCCGTCTGAAAGCCGAAGGTGCCAACACCCCGGCCGACCTGCTGATCACCGTCGACGCCGGCAACCTCTGGCAGGCCGAGCAGGAAGGCGTGCTGCAGCCGACCAAATCCGAGCTGATTGCCGCCAATATCCCCGCCCAGTACCGCTCCAGCACCGACAGCTGGACGGGCCTGTCGCTGCGTGCGCGGACCATCTTCTACTCCACCGAGCGGGTTAAACCGAGCGAGCTGAGCACTTACGAGGCCCTGGCCGACAAGAACTGGGAAGGCCGTCTGTGCCTGCGTACCAGCAAGAAGGTCTACAACCAGTCGCTGACCGCCACCCTGATCGAAACCCATGGCGAAGCCAAAACTGACGAAATCGTCAAAGGCTGGGTGAGCAACCTGGCGACCGACGTATTCGCCGATGACACCGCGCTGCTGCAGGCCATCGACGCTGGTCAGTGCGATGTGGGCATCACCAACACTTACTACTACGGTCGTCTGCACAAGCAGCAGCCTGATCTGAAGGTGAAGCCGTACTGGCCGAACCAGAATGACCGTGGCGTGCACGTCAACCTGGCCGGTGCCGGTGTGACCAAGCATGCGCCGCACGCCGAAGCCGCGCGCAAACTGCTGGAGTGGATGACTACTCCGGAAGCACAGACCATCTTCGCTGGCGTCAACCAGGAGTTCCCGGCCAACCCGGCTGTTGAGCCTTCTGCCGAAGTGGCGGCCTGGGGTACCTTCAAGGCCGACACCATCGCTACTGAAGTGGCTGGCAAGCGTCAGGCTGAAGCGACCATGTTGATGGATCGCGCTGGCTGGAACTAA
- a CDS encoding LysR family transcriptional regulator translates to MDIKQLKFLIALDETRHFGQAAARCHITQPTLSMRLRQLEDELGLELVRRGQRFEGFSAEGERILAWARSLMAAHDGLYAEAAACRGQLVGTLRLGVVPLAGFDPMRLVQFFAEQHPGLRFQLFALSSEEILERLGRNQLDLGLSYLDRLNPEHFDSLELAETRMGLLYDRRHFQFTRPALRWESLIDLPLGLLSAGMHFRQSIDHSFRSRGLTPNPRLETDAVHQLLQAVSAGLCCAIMPLNSGLAEFTEHLALTPIEDAHTLAPLGLIMRRSAPRSALAEACFAEAHKLLPAAVD, encoded by the coding sequence ATGGATATCAAACAGCTGAAATTCCTCATCGCCCTGGATGAAACTCGCCACTTCGGCCAGGCCGCGGCGCGCTGCCATATCACCCAGCCGACCCTGTCGATGCGCCTGCGTCAGCTGGAAGATGAACTGGGTCTTGAGCTGGTCCGGCGTGGTCAGCGTTTTGAGGGTTTCAGTGCTGAAGGCGAGCGCATTCTCGCCTGGGCACGCAGCCTGATGGCCGCGCACGATGGCCTGTATGCCGAAGCGGCCGCCTGCCGTGGCCAGCTGGTCGGCACCCTGCGCCTGGGTGTAGTGCCGCTGGCCGGCTTCGATCCGATGCGCCTGGTGCAGTTTTTCGCCGAGCAGCATCCTGGGCTGCGCTTTCAGTTATTTGCCCTGAGCAGCGAGGAGATTCTCGAACGCCTCGGGCGTAATCAGCTCGACCTTGGCCTGTCCTACCTCGACCGCCTCAACCCTGAGCATTTCGACAGCCTGGAGCTGGCCGAAACGCGCATGGGTCTGTTGTATGACCGCCGGCATTTTCAGTTCACCCGCCCGGCGCTGCGCTGGGAAAGCCTGATCGACCTGCCGCTGGGCCTGCTCTCGGCCGGCATGCATTTTCGCCAGTCGATCGACCACAGCTTTCGCTCCCGTGGTCTGACGCCCAATCCACGGCTGGAAACCGATGCCGTGCATCAATTGCTGCAAGCCGTCAGCGCCGGCCTGTGTTGCGCGATCATGCCGCTCAACAGCGGTCTAGCCGAGTTCACCGAGCACCTGGCGCTGACGCCCATCGAGGACGCGCACACCCTCGCACCACTCGGCCTGATCATGCGCCGCAGTGCGCCGCGTTCAGCCCTGGCTGAAGCCTGCTTTGCCGAAGCGCACAAGCTGTTACCCGCTGCTGTGGACTGA
- the nudE gene encoding ADP compounds hydrolase NudE translates to MRQKPTVLAREIVASSRLFRVEELQLRFSNGVERTYERLVGKGAGYGAVMIVAMMDAEHALLVEEYCGGTDDYQLSLPKGLIEPGEDVLDAANRELKEEAGFGARKLELLAELSLSPGYMSQKIQVVLASDLYEERLPGDEPEPMRVDQTSLRELSSLIQHPQFTEGRALAALYLARDVLTQRGIFKP, encoded by the coding sequence ATGCGTCAGAAACCCACCGTACTCGCCCGCGAGATCGTCGCCAGCAGCCGCCTGTTCCGTGTCGAGGAGCTGCAGCTGCGTTTCAGCAACGGTGTGGAGCGCACCTATGAGCGACTGGTGGGCAAGGGCGCAGGTTATGGCGCGGTGATGATCGTGGCGATGATGGATGCCGAGCATGCCTTGCTGGTCGAGGAATACTGCGGCGGCACCGACGACTACCAGCTGTCGCTGCCCAAGGGCCTGATCGAACCGGGCGAGGATGTGCTGGACGCGGCTAATCGTGAGCTCAAGGAAGAAGCAGGTTTTGGCGCGCGAAAGCTGGAGCTGCTGGCCGAATTGAGCCTGTCGCCGGGCTATATGAGCCAGAAGATTCAGGTGGTGCTGGCCTCGGATCTTTATGAAGAACGCCTGCCCGGCGATGAGCCGGAGCCGATGCGCGTCGACCAGACCAGCCTGCGCGAGCTGTCGAGCCTGATTCAGCACCCGCAATTTACCGAAGGTCGCGCCCTGGCGGCGCTGTATCTGGCCCGCGATGTACTGACTCAGCGCGGGATCTTTAAACCATGA
- the cysQ gene encoding 3'(2'),5'-bisphosphate nucleotidase CysQ, with protein MSHPLIPAVIELVRQAGAATLPHWRADVAVNEKADASPVTAADMAAHHILNDGLLALAADIPVLSEEAADIALSTRAQWSRWWLVDPLDGTKEFIAGSEEFTVNVALIEQGRVVFGVVGIPATGQCYYGGLGLGAWREDKAGKAEPISVRLAPQEAFTLVASRRHSSPAQEALLTGLSERFGDLQLASVGSSLKFCQLAEGNADCYPRLAPTSQWDTAAAQGVLEGAGGEVLTLKGEALTYEARESLLNPYFLALPAAAAWRAELIQLARALD; from the coding sequence ATGAGCCATCCGCTGATCCCTGCTGTGATTGAGTTGGTACGCCAGGCCGGCGCGGCCACGCTGCCGCATTGGCGCGCCGATGTGGCAGTGAATGAAAAAGCCGATGCGTCGCCGGTGACTGCTGCGGATATGGCCGCGCACCATATTCTGAATGACGGCCTGCTGGCTTTGGCGGCTGATATTCCAGTGCTCTCCGAGGAGGCCGCAGATATTGCCCTGAGCACGCGTGCGCAGTGGTCACGCTGGTGGCTGGTTGACCCGCTGGATGGCACCAAGGAATTTATCGCCGGCAGCGAAGAGTTCACTGTCAACGTCGCGTTGATCGAGCAGGGCCGCGTGGTATTTGGCGTGGTCGGCATTCCGGCCACCGGCCAGTGCTATTACGGCGGTCTCGGTCTGGGTGCCTGGCGAGAGGATAAAGCGGGCAAGGCTGAGCCGATCAGCGTGCGTCTGGCCCCGCAGGAGGCCTTTACCCTGGTAGCCAGCCGTCGTCATTCCAGCCCTGCGCAGGAGGCGCTGCTGACCGGTTTGAGTGAACGCTTTGGTGATCTGCAACTGGCCAGTGTCGGCAGCTCGCTGAAGTTCTGCCAGCTGGCCGAGGGTAATGCCGATTGCTACCCGCGCCTGGCGCCGACCTCGCAGTGGGATACCGCCGCAGCGCAGGGTGTGCTGGAAGGGGCGGGTGGTGAAGTGCTGACGCTCAAGGGCGAGGCGCTGACCTATGAAGCGCGCGAATCCTTGCTTAACCCGTACTTTCTGGCCCTGCCGGCTGCCGCTGCCTGGCGCGCCGAGCTGATTCAGCTGGCCCGCGCCTTGGACTGA
- the lysM gene encoding peptidoglycan-binding protein LysM, producing the protein MSLFAFVKEAGTKLWESLVGQEAQAAESLTAHVAKVGLGNPNIQVSVEGEKVIARGEVASQEEKEKILLALGNVAGVAEVEDHISVATPSPAARFVTVKKGDTLSAIAKAEYGNANAYPKIFEANKPMLSHPDKIYPGQVLRISE; encoded by the coding sequence ATGAGTCTGTTTGCCTTTGTCAAAGAAGCCGGTACCAAACTCTGGGAGTCGCTGGTTGGCCAGGAGGCCCAGGCGGCCGAGTCGCTGACGGCGCACGTTGCCAAGGTGGGTTTGGGTAATCCGAATATTCAGGTCAGCGTCGAAGGTGAGAAAGTCATCGCCCGCGGTGAAGTTGCCAGCCAGGAAGAGAAGGAGAAAATTCTCCTGGCCCTAGGTAACGTCGCCGGTGTGGCCGAAGTGGAAGACCATATCAGCGTGGCCACGCCGTCCCCTGCGGCGCGCTTTGTCACAGTGAAGAAGGGCGACACCCTGAGCGCGATTGCCAAGGCCGAATACGGCAACGCCAATGCCTACCCGAAAATCTTTGAAGCCAACAAGCCGATGCTCAGCCACCCGGACAAAATCTATCCGGGTCAGGTGCTGCGTATTTCCGAGTAG
- a CDS encoding ABC transporter permease codes for MAHPAQRRWYPIAFAVALLVLLPLSVLMFSWHEVDQLIWAHLWQTQLPRLLGNTLVLVLGVGVGVTLLGVSLAWLTSLCEFPGRRWLDWALMLPFAIPAYVLAFVFVGLLDFAGPLQTLLREWFGSAVRFPRVRSTGGVIIVLVLVFYPYVYLLARNAFLAQGKGLMEAARVLGLSPWRAFWRVALPMARPAIGAGLALAIMETLADFGAVAVFNFDTFTTAIYKTWYSFYSLTSATQLASLLLLAVMLVLYGERRARGAVRSVNERPRGKALYHLKGGKALAASAWCGLVFACGFVIPLLQLIVWFWQRGRFDLDERYSALILHTLYLGAMAALITVSVALLLAFSRRLTPTRLMRGTVGVANLGYALPGSMLAVAIMLAFSYLDRELVIPLSSWLGGAGKPVLLGSLSALLLAYMIRFMAVAYGPLENSLARIRPSLPEASRSLGVGGVGLFCKVYLPLLVPGALSAALLVFVDVLKEMPATLLMRPFGWDTLSVRVFEMTSEGEWARASLPALTLVLVGLLPVILLIRRSARRHG; via the coding sequence GTGGCCCATCCTGCCCAGCGCCGCTGGTACCCCATCGCCTTTGCCGTTGCCTTGCTGGTGCTGCTGCCGCTGAGCGTGCTGATGTTCAGCTGGCACGAGGTCGACCAGCTGATTTGGGCGCACCTGTGGCAAACCCAGTTGCCGCGTCTGCTCGGCAATACCCTGGTGCTGGTGCTCGGCGTGGGCGTGGGTGTGACGCTGCTTGGCGTCAGCCTGGCCTGGCTCACCAGCCTCTGCGAGTTCCCCGGGCGACGCTGGCTGGACTGGGCGCTGATGCTACCGTTTGCCATTCCCGCCTATGTACTGGCGTTCGTGTTTGTCGGCCTGCTGGATTTCGCCGGCCCGTTGCAGACCCTGCTGCGCGAGTGGTTCGGCAGCGCTGTGCGTTTTCCCCGGGTGCGCTCCACCGGCGGGGTGATCATCGTCCTGGTGCTGGTGTTCTACCCCTACGTCTACCTGCTCGCGCGCAATGCCTTTCTGGCCCAGGGCAAGGGGTTGATGGAAGCCGCGCGGGTGCTTGGTCTGAGCCCCTGGCGGGCGTTCTGGCGCGTCGCCTTGCCGATGGCGCGACCGGCGATTGGTGCGGGCCTGGCCCTGGCGATCATGGAAACCCTGGCGGATTTCGGTGCGGTGGCGGTGTTCAACTTCGACACCTTTACCACGGCGATATACAAAACCTGGTACAGCTTCTACAGCCTGACGAGCGCCACCCAGCTGGCCAGCCTGCTGCTGCTGGCGGTGATGCTGGTGCTCTACGGCGAACGCCGCGCCCGTGGTGCGGTACGCTCGGTGAATGAGCGGCCGCGCGGCAAGGCGCTGTATCACCTCAAGGGCGGCAAGGCGCTGGCCGCCAGTGCCTGGTGCGGCCTGGTGTTCGCCTGCGGCTTTGTCATCCCGCTGCTGCAGCTGATCGTCTGGTTCTGGCAGCGCGGCCGTTTCGATCTGGATGAGCGCTACAGCGCCTTGATTCTGCATACCTTGTATCTGGGCGCGATGGCGGCGCTGATCACCGTCAGCGTGGCCTTGTTGCTGGCGTTCTCTCGCCGTTTGACCCCGACCCGTTTGATGCGCGGCACCGTCGGTGTGGCCAATCTCGGTTATGCCTTGCCGGGTTCGATGCTGGCGGTGGCGATCATGCTGGCGTTCAGTTACCTGGACCGCGAGCTGGTGATTCCGCTGTCCAGCTGGCTCGGTGGCGCAGGCAAACCGGTGCTGCTCGGCAGTCTGTCGGCGTTGCTGCTGGCCTATATGATCCGCTTTATGGCGGTGGCCTACGGGCCACTGGAAAACAGCCTGGCGCGTATTCGCCCCTCCTTGCCGGAAGCCTCGCGCAGCCTGGGGGTCGGCGGCGTTGGGTTGTTCTGCAAGGTCTATCTGCCCCTGCTGGTGCCGGGTGCGCTGTCGGCAGCGCTGCTGGTGTTTGTCGATGTGCTCAAGGAAATGCCCGCCACCCTGTTGATGCGTCCGTTCGGTTGGGACACGTTATCGGTGCGAGTATTTGAAATGACCAGCGAAGGCGAGTGGGCGCGCGCCTCACTGCCGGCCCTGACTCTGGTACTGGTCGGCCTGCTGCCGGTGATTCTGCTGATCCGCCGTTCGGCGCGGCGCCACGGGTAG
- the gcvT gene encoding glycine cleavage system aminomethyltransferase GcvT yields the protein MGQRTPLYDLHLALGAKMVDFGGWDMPLHYGSQVEEHHQVRRDCGVFDVSHMTVVDVSGSQAKAYLQHLLANDIERLQSIGKALYSGMLNEQGGVVDDLIVYLTCSTNEEQGYRVVVNASTRDKDLAWMRLQSVDFDVQLQERAELAMLAIQGPQARSKTAELVSQSRANLIQSLKPFEGQPDGEWFIARTGYTGEDGLEIMLPASEVVAFLNELVGAGISPIGLGARDTLRLEAGMNLYGQDMDESVTPLAANMAWTIAWEPASRGFVGRAALQQQKAEGVASKLVGLVLEERGVLRAHQVVRVEGVGEGEITSGSFSPTLGKSIALARVPAATQERAEVEIRGKWYPVRVVKPTFVRNGKALI from the coding sequence ATGGGACAGCGCACACCGCTTTATGACCTGCACCTCGCTTTGGGTGCCAAGATGGTCGACTTCGGCGGTTGGGACATGCCGTTGCACTATGGCTCGCAGGTCGAGGAGCACCATCAGGTGCGTCGCGACTGCGGGGTGTTCGATGTGTCGCACATGACCGTGGTGGATGTCAGTGGCAGCCAGGCCAAGGCCTACCTGCAACACCTGCTGGCCAACGACATCGAGCGCCTGCAAAGCATCGGCAAAGCCCTCTACAGCGGCATGCTCAATGAGCAGGGCGGGGTGGTGGATGACCTGATCGTCTACCTCACCTGCTCCACTAATGAAGAGCAGGGTTACCGCGTGGTGGTGAATGCCTCGACCCGCGACAAGGACCTGGCCTGGATGCGCCTGCAGAGCGTCGATTTTGACGTGCAGCTGCAAGAGCGTGCCGAACTGGCGATGCTGGCGATTCAAGGCCCCCAGGCACGCAGCAAGACTGCCGAGCTGGTCAGCCAGTCCCGCGCCAACCTGATTCAGAGCCTCAAGCCCTTCGAAGGCCAGCCCGATGGCGAGTGGTTTATCGCCCGCACCGGCTACACCGGCGAAGACGGTCTGGAAATCATGCTGCCGGCCAGCGAAGTGGTGGCTTTCCTCAATGAACTGGTCGGTGCCGGGATTTCCCCGATTGGTCTAGGTGCGCGCGATACCCTGCGCCTGGAAGCCGGAATGAACCTGTATGGCCAGGACATGGACGAAAGCGTGACCCCGCTGGCCGCCAATATGGCCTGGACCATCGCCTGGGAGCCGGCCAGCCGTGGTTTCGTTGGCCGTGCCGCGCTGCAGCAGCAGAAGGCCGAAGGTGTCGCCTCCAAGCTCGTCGGTCTGGTGCTGGAAGAGCGCGGCGTGCTGCGTGCGCATCAGGTGGTGCGGGTTGAAGGGGTGGGCGAAGGCGAGATCACCAGCGGCAGCTTCTCGCCGACCCTGGGCAAATCTATCGCCCTGGCCCGTGTCCCGGCTGCGACCCAGGAGCGTGCCGAGGTAGAGATTCGCGGCAAGTGGTACCCGGTGCGAGTGGTCAAACCGACCTTCGTGCGTAACGGCAAGGCGCTGATCTGA